The nucleotide sequence CTAGAAATAGTTGAGACTTGGGAGGAAAATAGCAAAATGAGGTTTAGCTTAGAAAAATACATACTAATCCTTAGGTGGAAAGCAATATGCGTTATACTTAGTGATGGGGGGAATCCTACATAGCAGTAGTTATTCTTTAATTCTTATGTAGCAGTAGCATCCAGAGGCTCCAAGAagacacagcccctgccccaaagaacttacattcTACAAAATCTCCTGTAATCCACAAAGAAATGTAGCAGCGACAAAGGATAACAAATTAGACACTAAACTACAATACAAGAATTTGGGTTTGCTGCCCAATCAGCACTAGGGTTTATGTTTGTGTTCAACAGTGCTAGAATCTTGTCATTCTTGTGACATATCAAATAGTGAAAATCTTGTCAGGTCAACTGTTCATGAACTTTCAGCCCTAAATTCTTGACCAACACTTAGCTGCCTAATTTCCTGAAAGAAGTATCACCCTCCGATATTATGTTATTGAAAAAaataactctctctctcccccacaaccAACCGGTGGATTTAGCCACTGAAAAAGACAAAACAGTGTGCGTTCTAATGAGCAGAGTTAGAATCCTCATTATGTCAGTGCAACTAAAATTTGCTAGCTCATTACAGCTGAACTCCTCCCTCCTCTGGCTTTGGCGATCAGTTACAGAAGAAAGTGAAAGTGACGTGATGAAAGAAGGAATTTCTCTCAAGAGAAGCTGGAGAACTGTTGTGTATTCCCAACTTCACTGCATAAAGGACTGAAAACCAGGCCAGACGGTTTACTGCCTAAGGAAGCGAGAGTGAAAACTGATACACTTGTGGTTGAACTGTTTTTACAGGTAAGACACTTTTTAAACCTAGAATCTTTGTGGCTGATTTGGTCAGAAACGTGCATTCAAATCTGGCGTATGAACAAACATTGCAGGAAATGGCTACACTGCATAAGAATTGAGAGGGAATGTTGAACCGATTTCAGATTTGACTTCTCTTGTGTCAGTGTAACAGACTTACTGGCTTATTCTCTCAATTATCAGACTCAGCCAGAATACACATTCACATCATCTGGCTTGGTTCAGATGCCAGTGTGAAAGGTGACCCAGAAATAACCATGACAGACGGACAGATTCAGACACTTCTGATGTTATGCCTGCTTCTGATAATTGTAAGCAATAATAAATCTTACTTTGTTTTCAAAGCCAACATACTTTCAATACATTTAACATTAGAGCAGCAACAACACAGTAAGATTTCCCTTGAAgtggaaaaaatcatttaaaatactGTCTTTATTGCTacccaaaaagaaacaaaaggaattgAAGTTGGATAGCAGGGTTGACAACTCTTGTGATATTTGATGGTTTTCTTaaaactttcaaagctggaatCAGGTTATTACTTGACAATCTCagatctcatttttttttttaaatattttttctatccCTCATGGTTGCtgtgaaaaacttgaaaatgtgacctctaAATGCGCCAGTACCAGAACATACAGAAAAAGaacccaaatttattattttttaaaatctcatgatttttaagccaactgTGTGCTTTTTGGGGGCCCGACATTTGAACTTTTGGGGTTGATGATACTGGGATAGCTACAATTTACATTTCTATACATTCTGAACAGCACTAGTTGGGGACATTTCTGACCCTGCCTGCATATTGTCCTAATTGGGAGCAATATTGTTTTATATTTGGGGTATTTTCCCCATTTCTTTCATATGATGGggtttttgtgggtttttcaGTACTGCACACTGATAACTTTATCCAGATTGAATACTTCTTATATCCTTAGTGTAGTAAGTTTAAAATACACAAATCATGTAAACCAAGGAGGAAGTGCTACCTAGAGAGCAGAGCAATGGGACTTTTATCCCATGGGCTTAGGACACCTTTTTCTTAAGGCACAAAAGGTACCTGAGAATGTTTGAGGCCTCTCGGATCAATCATGTGCGCTCTGCAGTCATTCTGAATCTGATCCTCAGAGTAGGCTGATGTTTGGTGGTTTTAACTCTTTGGTCCTCTGGGTATAACTGTCAGCCTATTCGTCCATATCAAAATCCCTGCTTCCTTCCCAAAGAGCCACCTATCCCCTGGATTTTCTCCGCCAGGTCCTGGCTTCCCTCCTGCATTGCTTACTGTGAGCTGTGATCTTGAGTAGTGATCTCTGCCCACCCAGGACATTACATTCTGGGAACAGCCAGCTAGCCTGCGCACCTTGATTTGATcttcagctgctgctggctggctcGTCTTTCATTCCCCCAGCAATGGGAAGGAGAACCTGGTCTCATTGCTGGCCACACTGCCCTTTGTATACTGAAATCTGGGAGTCCCCAGAGTGTGTTGAATTGATGGGTGGTGCATTCCCTAATCCCAGTGCATTTTGGGCTCCCTCTCAGGCTCGAGAGTTTCTAAAAGGCAGTGTGGCAGGAACAACGGTGTAGATGGAGAGGGTCAGGTCCTGCTGCTGTCAGGTAAAGGGGTTGTAGATCTACTTGACCATCCTTGACAATTGACTTCCAGGCACAGGGCCTGCTAGTTGCCTCTGAAGATTGTGGGAAGGAACAGTGAGTAGGGAGAATAAGGGCAACCTATCTTCCCTGTTGTATCTCACATTATGTTGTGGGAGGGGAAGAGCCTGTTGTGGATATGATGCTCTATCACGGTCATTGATTTCCTTCTTTTGGAAAGTGAGTGTCTTCTTCCTGCTCTGAACACCTCACTTAGACCAGTAAGGCACAAAGCTGGGGAGCTAAGCCACCAGGAATGGTGGTGAGTAAGAGGCAGAAAACGAGCCCCTCCCATTCACTCCTGCTAAGGAGAGGAGAATGGAGATGCCAGACTCACTGAAAGCCCACAGCACCAGGAGTGCTAATCTGCTTCTAGCTCCTGTCAGCACTAAGAGCAGAAGACAGTGGGATGGGTGCCCTCTGCCAACCAGGATGAATAACACAGGAAATATTTAACCAAGCCGTGCCTAGAAGACTGGCCCTGCAGTTAAAGAACTGGATTGGGGTTTAGGAGTGCTGGGTGTGGTTTCTGGCTCCCACTATGACTTTGAGTACATCCTTTAAACACAGATCCTCTAACTCTCCCtgaggtaggcacctaaatatctttgataaTCTGGGCCACAGTTGTCTCCCTGACTCAATACCCCACCTGAAAAATGGGAACAATACCACTTCCTTTGTCTGactggtctatttagattgtaagctcttccgGACAGGAAGTACCTCTTAAAACATGTatgtagagtgcctagcacacCTGGAGCCACTAGGCACAATGGTAAAACAAGCAAACTCATCTCCTTCTCTTCTGCAAGGGGTTTACTCATTTTAAACAGGGTGTAACGAGGTTCTGCTCCTATGACGGATGGTGACAGTCATCCAAGCATTTCAGACACATACTATTGTTCTTTTACTCACCGTACAGGTAGCATGAACATCACGGAATATTTCACCCGAATTTCTTATAATGGCTCCTACAAAAACCTGGATTTCGAGACCTTGACTGCAATATTCCAGCACCACATCAGGGCtgttccttttgaaaacctcagcaTCCACTGCGGTGAAACCATCGAGTTAGACTTAGAACCAGTTTATGACAAAATAGTGAGGAAGAAACGCGGTGGCTGGTGTATGGAAAACAACCATCTTTTATCTTGGGTTCTGAAAACGCTGGGATATGACACCACCATTATAGGAGCAAAAGTTTACAGCCCAGAAGAAAATGCATATAATGATCATATTAATCACCTTCTGCTAAAGGTGGTCCTGGATGGGAAAGCCTATATAGTGGACAGCGGCTTTGGAATGGTCTATCAAATGTGGCAGCCAATGGAACTGATTTCTGGGAAAGACCAGCCCCAGGTTCCCGGCATCTTTCGCTTCATGGAAGACAATGGGATCTGGTACTTTGAGAAAATCAAAAGGAAGCAATATAATCCCAACCAAAGCTTCTCTAAttccagtaatctgggaaaaaaTGCATGTAGGAAACTTTACCTGTTTACCCTTGAACCACGAGAGATAGAAGATTTCAGGCCCCAGAGTGTGTATCTCCAGACATCTCCAGATTCCTTGTTTGTAACAAAGTCCATCTGTAGCCTCCAGACCACTGATGGCCTTTGGGCTTTAGTTGGGTGGAAACTCACCAAGGTAAAATACAATTACAAGGAGAACATGGATCTGATGGAATCCACAACACTTACAGATGAGGAGGTGGAAAAAACACTGAAAGACAAATTCAGAGTAATGCTAGATCATAAACTCATCCCAGTTAACAGCAGCAGATTGTCTATGTTTTAATTTATTGGCCAGAATATAATTACATACAGCAACAAAGAGAATCTCTTTCCCAGCATTCAATTATTGAAGAAAATGAAGGACTAGGCTGTCACTTTCTGCCTAGCATAGAACAAGGGGTGGCACGTAGCAGTGCTACCCCAGCAAAGAAATTGTGACTCCTGGAGCTACAATTTCTTCCCTGCTTCTCCCCTGGCTTCAGCTGGCAAATTACATCTTCCAGGCTTATGCCAGTAGCAGAGTACATTCCACTCTGTTGGGCTCCACTGCATGGGCTGGTGCATAGGGTGAggttggggttgggggctggaggcaagtttctgccccttccctgctcctttAATCCCATGGAGCTGCCCTTTCCATATGCAGAATGGCAAAGTgaagatttttccagggactgaggtgaggctgactggcctgtagttccccagatcctccttcttcccttttttaaagatgggcatgacgttagcctttttccagtcatccagaacCTCCCctaattgccatgagttttcaaagataatggccaatggctctgcaatcacatccgccaactcctttagcaccctcggatgcagcgcatccggccccatggacttgtgctcatccagcttttctaaatagtcctgaaccacttctttctccacagagggctggtcacctcctccccatgctgtgctgcccagtgcagcagtctgggagctgaccttgttcgtgaagacagaggcaaaaaaagcattgagtacattagctttttccacatcctctctcactaggttgcctcccccattcagtaaggataaatacattaaagatatGACGGTAATGAGGGTGAAATACATACTTAAGATAGCTCGAGTTGATGTCTCTTATATTATGATGTGTGATGGGACACCCATGTTGCCAGCTAGACCCTGCAAGaatttcatttgaaaatctggacacaCTGTACTGAGCCCATTTCTATGGTATTTCTCTGTATGTTCTTGCTTTAGAATTTCATTTCCTCTTGTGGCAGGAAGAGGGAAGGCATGAGCTGTTATAAATAAACACCGCACGTGTGCAGCAAGGCTGACTGGATTCACCATGTGAGAGTCTGGGGGCACTTGAATAtcacagcagatggtgcagaggGAAGTTATTCTGTCTACATGGAACACTTTGCATTTCTGTTTCTTAAACCACATTTAACTCATGTGAGCCCATTTTTTGTGACTGCTCAGCATTTTAATCATATCTTTCAAATGGCACCACTGATGGATGGCAAAATACCTATTAGCTGAGTGAGTCAATGCCCCTTGAAGGAAAGGATACAATTTCCTGATAGAGCCCCTATCTGATAGTAAACTGATACTAAGCTTGATTTTAATGCAAAAGCTTCTTTTTAATAATTCATCATCAACAACCAGAATATTAAATGACTTTTCATCTGAAAAGGAATCTGGGCTGTTGATCAATAAGAACAACAGAACACAGGTCACTTTCTGTGCCCCTCACATATGGAAGCAACCCCATTAACTCATGTATCAACTATGTGTATGACTAAGATTTTGTAAGACAACAGCCCCTGTTATTAACCAGTGCATACAATGGTTACACCCACgcacatcacacaacaaaatgAGCCTTAGAGATATTTTATTGTACAAGGCTGGTCTTCATAAAATATTTCTGAACATACAAATAATCATGACAAACAGAACAGTCTTTATGAATGCTTAGTTGTTTTTGGCAGGGGAATAACAACCCTTTCCAAGTCTCAGTGATGAGTGTAGGACCAGTTGGTTAGATTGATTAAAAAGAAATGACCAAGTTCTTCCCGAAGGAGAATAAAAGTCATTAATATGCAATAATATGATGAGTAGAAATCATATGCATtgcagccctgatattctatgattctattctattatTACAAGCACCCCATAGCTAGGAAagggctattatccccattttacagatgaggaactaaggtggggagagagagagagagagactaaagcCTAGATTCTCAGTGGTAGTCAGGATTTCAATAGAAATTAggaatctaaatacctttgaggatctgggcctacgtgacctgtccaaggtcacacagagggGCTGTGGCACAGCAGGGATTTGAAGTCAGGTCTCTTCAGTCTCCGAATAGCATCCTAGTCAGTAGGCCATCCTTTCTCTATaagccactgtcataaatataaagggaagggtaaacacctttaaaatccctcctggcctgaggaaaaaccctttcacctgtaaagggttaagaagctaaagataacctcgctggcacctgaccacaatgaccaatgaggagacaagatactttcaaagctggagggggggagaaacaaagggtcggggtctgtctgtgtgatgcttttgctggggacagaacaggaatggagtcttagaacttagtaagtaatctagctagagctgcgttagattctgtttgtttaaatggctgagaaaataagctgtgctgaatggaatggatattcctgtttttgtgtctttttgtaacttaaggttttgcctagagggattctctgtgttttgaatctgattaccctgtaaggtatttaccatcctgattttacagagg is from Caretta caretta isolate rCarCar2 chromosome 12, rCarCar1.hap1, whole genome shotgun sequence and encodes:
- the LOC125620893 gene encoding arylamine N-acetyltransferase, pineal gland isozyme NAT-3 isoform X1, with the protein product MNITEYFTRISYNGSYKNLDFETLTAIFQHHIRAVPFENLSIHCGETIELDLEPVYDKIVRKKRGGWCMENNHLLSWVLKTLGYDTTIIGAKVYSPEENAYNDHINHLLLKVVLDGKAYIVDSGFGMVYQMWQPMELISGKDQPQVPGIFRFMEDNGIWYFEKIKRKQYNPNQSFSNSSNLGKNACRKLYLFTLEPREIEDFRPQSVYLQTSPDSLFVTKSICSLQTTDGLWALVGWKLTKVKYNYKENMDLMESTTLTDEEVEKTLKDKFRVMLDHKLIPVNSSRLSMF
- the LOC125620893 gene encoding arylamine N-acetyltransferase, pineal gland isozyme NAT-3 isoform X2, with product MNITEYFTRISYNGSYKNLDFETLTAIFQHHIRAVPFENLSIHCGETIELDLEPVYDKIVRKKRGGWCMENNHLLSWVLKTLGYDTTIIGAKVYSPEENAYNDHINHLLLKVVLDGKAYIVDSGFGMVYQMWQPMELISGKDQPQVPGIFRFMEDNGIWYFEKIKRKQYNPNQSFSNSSNLGKNACRKLYLFTLEPREIEDFRPQSVYLQTSPDSLFVTKSICSLQTTDGLWALVGWKLTKNFISSCGRKREGMSCYK